Proteins encoded together in one Catellatospora citrea window:
- a CDS encoding DUF1684 domain-containing protein, translating to MVVDPQTLVEEWDAWRAAREQELREPHGWLSLTALHWLPAEEVVLPGVPGRWGVHDDGALLLADVADGLSHAGEPVEGELVLSPVEGGAGITLEHGDRLVEIIQRGGAYALRVRDPQAPTRTGFTGVPMFAVDARWALDAVFEAYETPRPVTVGAVIPGLTHDQIARGVLRFELDGAPLALTAMDAGDGSLSVLFRDATSGVSTHGGARSLSVPEPGVDGAVVVDFNRAVNMPCAFTEYGTCPLPPPENVLAIAVEAGERTPR from the coding sequence ATGGTTGTCGACCCCCAGACGCTGGTCGAGGAGTGGGACGCCTGGCGTGCCGCCCGTGAGCAGGAGCTGCGTGAACCGCACGGCTGGCTGAGCCTCACCGCGCTGCACTGGCTGCCCGCCGAGGAGGTCGTGCTGCCCGGCGTGCCGGGGCGCTGGGGCGTGCACGACGACGGCGCGCTGCTGCTGGCCGACGTCGCGGACGGGCTCAGCCATGCCGGTGAACCCGTCGAGGGCGAGCTGGTGCTCAGCCCGGTCGAGGGCGGCGCCGGCATCACGCTCGAACACGGCGACCGGCTCGTCGAGATCATCCAGCGCGGCGGGGCGTACGCCCTGCGCGTGCGCGACCCCCAGGCGCCCACCCGGACCGGCTTCACCGGCGTGCCGATGTTCGCCGTCGACGCGCGCTGGGCGCTGGACGCGGTCTTCGAGGCCTACGAGACGCCCCGCCCGGTGACCGTCGGCGCGGTCATCCCGGGACTCACCCATGACCAGATCGCCCGTGGCGTGCTGCGCTTCGAACTCGACGGGGCGCCGCTGGCGCTGACCGCCATGGACGCCGGTGACGGCAGCCTGTCCGTGCTGTTCCGCGACGCGACCAGCGGCGTGTCGACGCACGGCGGGGCCCGCTCGCTGTCGGTGCCCGAGCCGGGCGTGGACGGCGCGGTGGTCGTCGACTTCAACCGCGCCGTCAACATGCCCTGCGCGTTCACCGAGTACGGCACGTGCCCGCTGCCGCCGCCGGAGAACGTG
- a CDS encoding rhodanese-like domain-containing protein, with amino-acid sequence MSVQTDAIAPAGSRGIDEILAEARTRLARLDAAQAAAAQGDGALLVDIRPAAQRAAHGGIPGALIVERNVLEWRFDPRSDARLPVAGSYDLPVVVFCQEGYTSSLAAAALQDLGLHRATDLAGGFAAWQAAGLPVTA; translated from the coding sequence GTGAGCGTGCAGACCGATGCGATCGCGCCCGCCGGTTCGCGCGGCATCGACGAGATCCTCGCCGAGGCGCGTACCCGGCTGGCACGCCTCGACGCGGCGCAGGCCGCGGCTGCCCAGGGGGACGGGGCGCTGCTGGTGGACATCCGGCCCGCCGCGCAGCGTGCCGCACACGGCGGCATCCCCGGCGCGCTGATCGTCGAGCGCAACGTCCTCGAATGGCGGTTCGACCCGCGCAGCGACGCCCGGCTGCCGGTGGCCGGCTCGTACGACCTGCCGGTCGTCGTCTTCTGCCAGGAGGGCTACACGTCCTCGCTGGCCGCGGCGGCGCTGCAGGACCTCGGCCTGCACCGGGCCACCGACCTCGCGGGCGGCTTCGCCGCGTGGCAGGCCGCGGGCCTGCCGGTCACCGCCTGA
- a CDS encoding cysteine dioxygenase: MIVATGVRADHLSTARRLADNPADWPVAPRFDPVQRWYHRLLAGFGVEAWLLTWLPGQETDLHDHGGSAGAFVVVSGALTERTVTGADGSAALTGRVLTAGAARQFGEHHVHQIVNAGPEPAVSVHVYGPELTSMTRYQLQHGRLLVAAVDRAGAQW; this comes from the coding sequence ATGATCGTCGCCACCGGGGTCCGGGCCGACCATCTGAGCACGGCCCGTCGCCTGGCCGACAACCCCGCCGACTGGCCCGTCGCGCCGCGGTTCGACCCGGTGCAGCGCTGGTACCACCGGCTGCTGGCCGGGTTCGGTGTCGAGGCGTGGCTGCTGACCTGGCTGCCCGGCCAGGAGACCGACCTGCACGACCACGGCGGCAGCGCGGGCGCGTTCGTCGTGGTCTCCGGCGCGCTGACCGAGCGCACGGTGACCGGAGCCGACGGCTCCGCCGCGCTCACCGGTCGCGTGCTGACCGCCGGGGCGGCCCGCCAGTTCGGCGAGCACCACGTGCACCAGATCGTCAACGCCGGCCCTGAGCCCGCCGTCAGCGTGCACGTGTACGGGCCCGAGCTGACGAGCATGACCCGCTACCAGCTCCAGCATGGACGGTTGCTGGTGGCGGCCGTCGACCGGGCGGGGGCACAGTGGTGA